The following are encoded together in the Nitrospirota bacterium genome:
- a CDS encoding DUF4149 domain-containing protein, with amino-acid sequence MSIWAKLHITALAFWVGVMGFFAGVLAPTTFRTFPTGQAGDLMNKLFVPYHIVGYACAGAALLTLWLAGGFRGKVRNVLMIALLGATLYAGFVLSPEARALRAELRQTDAANESPMVRSRFNTLHRRSVTLNGAILIGALTALVWGVASPPKPKTK; translated from the coding sequence GTGAGCATCTGGGCAAAACTCCACATCACCGCGCTCGCGTTCTGGGTCGGGGTGATGGGGTTTTTTGCGGGCGTGCTCGCGCCCACTACGTTTCGAACGTTTCCCACCGGCCAGGCGGGGGACCTGATGAACAAGCTGTTCGTGCCCTATCACATTGTCGGCTACGCGTGCGCCGGCGCGGCGCTGTTGACCCTGTGGCTCGCGGGCGGGTTTCGTGGCAAGGTCCGCAATGTCCTGATGATCGCGTTGTTGGGCGCCACGCTCTACGCCGGCTTCGTGCTGTCGCCGGAGGCGCGCGCGCTGCGGGCGGAGCTGCGGCAGACCGACGCCGCGAACGAAAGCCCCATGGTCAGAAGTCGGTTCAACACGTTGCACCGCCGCTCCGTCACGCTGAACGGAGCGATCTTGATCGGCGCCCTGACCGCATTGGTCTGGGGCGTGGCCAGCCCGCCGAAGCCGAAGACCAAGTAG